From Bacteroidota bacterium, the proteins below share one genomic window:
- a CDS encoding ATP-dependent 6-phosphofructokinase has protein sequence MANIKTKKGVIGILTGGGDVPGLNPAIRAVTIRAIREGFQVVGIRKGWEGMITLDRSKKLEEQDDCIVLTEQIVNKIGRTGGTFLHTSRTRPDKVKLDKVPALYKDTYKDEMNDLTGEVMKNIDYLGLDYLIPIGGDDTLSYGVHMHKQGMKVIAIPKTMDNDVPGTDYCIGFGTCLTRTIELAHELRTPAGSHERFLVIEVFGRYAGFTALLPTMAGAANRCVIPEHDFDIEKLTELMVKDRNDNPSKYSVLLVSEGAVPKGGGMMFEGEEADAYGHKKLGGIGDYVSEQIKNVSKKFNNGKKIEVINQRMGYLVRSGAPDALDSIVPMAYGNLALDLILKGTTGRLVALRNGRYDNIPVEVVTSYKKKVDVNKFYDTSRYRPKYEHFEDKPQLIMTSDY, from the coding sequence ATGGCTAACATTAAAACCAAAAAAGGTGTGATTGGCATTTTAACCGGTGGTGGAGACGTCCCCGGCCTGAATCCGGCCATCCGTGCAGTGACCATCCGTGCGATCCGTGAAGGATTTCAGGTGGTTGGTATCCGCAAAGGATGGGAAGGAATGATCACCCTCGACAGAAGTAAAAAACTTGAAGAACAGGATGACTGTATTGTTCTGACCGAACAGATTGTAAACAAAATCGGCCGTACCGGCGGTACCTTCCTTCATACATCCAGAACCCGCCCCGACAAGGTAAAACTGGATAAGGTTCCTGCTTTATATAAGGACACCTACAAGGACGAGATGAACGACCTGACCGGTGAAGTGATGAAAAACATCGATTACCTCGGGCTGGATTATCTCATTCCGATCGGTGGTGATGATACCCTCAGTTATGGCGTTCACATGCACAAACAGGGTATGAAAGTCATTGCCATCCCCAAAACCATGGATAACGACGTCCCTGGCACCGACTATTGTATCGGATTCGGAACCTGTCTGACCCGTACCATCGAATTGGCTCATGAACTCCGTACACCGGCTGGTTCGCATGAGCGTTTTCTGGTGATTGAAGTATTTGGCCGGTATGCTGGTTTCACGGCCCTGCTGCCCACCATGGCAGGAGCTGCCAACCGGTGCGTGATTCCTGAGCATGATTTTGATATTGAAAAATTAACCGAACTGATGGTTAAAGACCGCAACGACAATCCGTCGAAATATTCGGTTCTGCTTGTGTCGGAAGGTGCAGTTCCCAAAGGCGGCGGCATGATGTTCGAAGGTGAAGAAGCCGATGCTTACGGACATAAGAAACTGGGCGGAATCGGAGACTACGTTTCTGAACAGATTAAAAATGTTTCCAAGAAGTTCAACAATGGCAAAAAGATCGAAGTGATCAACCAGCGGATGGGATACCTCGTTCGTTCGGGAGCACCCGATGCCCTCGATTCCATCGTACCGATGGCGTATGGAAACCTGGCACTCGACCTGATTCTGAAAGGCACCACCGGACGTCTGGTGGCTCTGCGTAACGGACGCTATGACAACATCCCTGTTGAAGTGGTGACTTCTTACAAGAAGAAGGTTGATGTGAACAAGTTCTACGACACCAGCCGTTACCGGCCGAAATATGAGCACTTCGAGGATAAACCTCAGCTCATCATGACGAGCGATTACTGA